One genomic segment of Armatimonadota bacterium includes these proteins:
- a CDS encoding PD40 domain-containing protein: protein MIFASAKRATACLVLLTAISARNGSAQAVHRHFLRKPDIHGDAVVFTAEGDLWLGSISRHTARRVTSAPGLESDAKFSPDGMTIAFTAQYDGPQSVYTMPTAGGVPKRLTWFPGPCTVLGWTPDGKSVIFHARRRFLPMPEDTLYRVPAAGGPAVRFPLPRGHFGALNADGTLLAYVPISAEWQHWFRYQGGQADKIWLCNLQSHAFTQLTNDLSIDTEPIWVGNTIYFVSERSGSANLFRMSSDGRHQKQVTFYKDYPVRYPSTDGKHIIYEHGDGLAVFNPATGNAYDLTMHIGDDRIHARPFTVPVAGAIDSVAPGPTGKRVVIEARGQLLSAPAKSGDIRLLAPLPGSRSQFPVWSPDGKLVAFDSDRSGEEEIWVTNADGTGSPKQLTTSHKGPLSQIVWSPDSKWLAAGDREMRIMLVNVSSGATTVVDQADRSGSYDTTDTSYRFSPDSKWLTFNRFEANWNQGVYLYNIASGQKVRVTDPVMNCYGPRFSPDGKYLLFLADRQFDTMFSGASHFFDFDKTTRISMLPLAADTASPFLPKDDEEPVGKPASDAKPAAVKPKTTEPVVVKVDLTGIQNRIIDVPIGADHYGKVVMNGSRLLMMVGADDGQPNRLVAYDIKKKTTTTLTTGLDDFTVTADGKKLLVQRGRSWQFVAADTGAFTAGAGAISVAGALLHVDPVAEWKQILNESWRIIRDLFYDPNLYGIDWNAVHRKYLAELPAVADRSDLTEILADMLAELNTGHCFVFGGSDGGQSPPNEQDGWLAADMSPVPGHAAWKIDRILTPDEFDPGNASPLLQPGLNVHNGDYIVAVNGVAVSPDQDIQALLAGTAGQVTAITVNTAPGSSGARVIRIRPLGSEFGARYDDWEMHQRAYVNKLSGGKIGYLHIRDMENQGITDFARRYYGYLNRDGIIYDVRYNGGGFVSSMLLLQMANKPYSYFKPRYGVSWTRQDWGFPGYSVAMCNENSASNAEEFSDAFQRLKVGPVVGERTWGGEVGSGGGWHLIDGGVINVPNYGEWTPDGHWDIEGHGVIPDYQIAEDPAKMMAGDDPQLDKAVGIIMAEIRAHPVPRPHHPPFPLKAKTGSWIKD, encoded by the coding sequence GTGATCTTTGCGTCAGCCAAACGCGCCACTGCTTGCCTTGTACTGCTCACCGCCATCAGCGCCAGGAACGGTAGCGCGCAGGCGGTCCATCGCCATTTTCTCCGGAAGCCCGACATCCACGGCGACGCCGTTGTCTTCACCGCCGAAGGCGACCTGTGGCTCGGTTCCATCAGCCGGCATACTGCCAGGCGAGTCACTTCGGCTCCCGGCCTGGAGTCGGACGCCAAGTTTTCGCCGGATGGAATGACGATCGCCTTCACAGCGCAATACGACGGCCCGCAAAGTGTTTACACGATGCCGACGGCCGGCGGCGTCCCAAAGCGGCTCACATGGTTCCCCGGCCCATGCACCGTGCTCGGCTGGACACCGGATGGCAAATCGGTGATCTTCCACGCGCGCCGACGCTTTCTGCCGATGCCGGAGGATACGCTCTACCGCGTACCTGCCGCGGGCGGCCCCGCGGTCCGGTTTCCGCTGCCCCGAGGTCATTTTGGCGCCCTCAATGCAGATGGCACGCTGCTGGCATACGTGCCAATCAGCGCAGAGTGGCAGCACTGGTTCCGATACCAGGGTGGCCAGGCCGACAAGATCTGGCTCTGTAATCTGCAGAGCCACGCCTTCACCCAGCTCACCAACGATCTGAGTATCGACACCGAGCCGATCTGGGTTGGTAACACCATCTATTTCGTATCGGAGCGCAGCGGCTCCGCCAACCTGTTTCGGATGAGCAGCGACGGCAGGCACCAAAAGCAGGTTACGTTCTACAAAGACTATCCGGTTCGCTACCCATCCACCGATGGCAAGCACATTATTTACGAGCATGGCGACGGACTGGCCGTGTTCAATCCAGCCACCGGAAACGCGTACGATCTCACGATGCATATCGGTGACGACCGGATCCACGCAAGGCCATTTACCGTGCCGGTCGCGGGCGCGATCGATAGCGTCGCTCCAGGACCGACGGGCAAGCGCGTGGTGATTGAAGCGCGTGGCCAGCTCCTATCGGCGCCGGCGAAATCCGGGGACATACGCCTCCTTGCCCCACTGCCGGGATCCCGCTCACAGTTTCCCGTATGGTCGCCGGATGGCAAATTGGTGGCATTTGACTCAGACCGCTCGGGCGAAGAGGAGATATGGGTGACAAATGCCGACGGCACAGGATCACCGAAACAGCTGACTACGAGTCATAAGGGTCCGCTGAGCCAGATCGTCTGGTCGCCCGATTCGAAGTGGCTGGCGGCCGGCGATCGCGAGATGCGGATCATGCTCGTCAACGTCTCCAGCGGCGCTACAACCGTGGTTGACCAGGCGGACCGCAGCGGCTCGTACGATACAACCGACACCTCGTACCGGTTCAGTCCCGACAGCAAGTGGCTGACTTTCAACCGGTTTGAAGCGAACTGGAACCAGGGCGTCTACCTCTACAACATCGCCTCCGGCCAGAAAGTCCGCGTTACCGATCCGGTGATGAACTGTTACGGGCCGCGCTTTTCGCCGGACGGCAAGTACCTGCTTTTTCTAGCCGACCGCCAGTTCGACACCATGTTCTCCGGAGCCAGCCACTTCTTTGATTTCGACAAAACCACGCGGATATCCATGCTGCCGCTCGCGGCCGATACCGCGTCACCATTCCTGCCCAAGGATGATGAAGAGCCTGTGGGCAAACCCGCGTCGGACGCCAAGCCCGCTGCCGTCAAGCCAAAAACCACTGAGCCGGTAGTCGTGAAAGTAGATCTGACCGGAATACAGAACCGGATTATCGACGTGCCCATCGGCGCCGATCACTACGGCAAGGTGGTGATGAATGGCTCGCGCCTGCTGATGATGGTTGGCGCCGACGACGGCCAACCCAACAGGCTGGTTGCCTACGATATCAAGAAGAAGACCACCACCACACTGACGACCGGGCTGGACGACTTCACGGTAACCGCCGATGGCAAGAAGCTTCTTGTACAGCGGGGAAGGAGCTGGCAGTTTGTCGCGGCCGATACCGGCGCATTCACGGCCGGCGCCGGCGCGATCAGCGTGGCCGGAGCCCTTCTCCACGTAGACCCTGTCGCTGAGTGGAAGCAAATCCTGAATGAATCGTGGCGAATTATCCGAGACCTCTTCTACGACCCGAACCTGTATGGAATCGACTGGAACGCCGTACACCGGAAGTATCTCGCTGAGCTGCCGGCGGTGGCTGACCGGAGTGATTTGACGGAAATCCTCGCCGACATGCTCGCGGAACTGAATACAGGACACTGCTTTGTATTCGGCGGCAGCGATGGTGGGCAAAGCCCACCGAACGAGCAGGACGGTTGGCTGGCTGCCGACATGTCTCCGGTGCCCGGGCACGCCGCGTGGAAGATCGACCGCATCCTTACCCCAGACGAATTTGACCCCGGTAACGCCTCGCCACTCCTTCAACCCGGCCTGAACGTGCACAACGGCGACTACATCGTGGCCGTCAACGGAGTTGCCGTCTCGCCGGATCAGGATATACAGGCGCTGCTGGCAGGCACAGCTGGGCAAGTGACTGCCATCACCGTCAACACTGCCCCGGGATCCTCCGGTGCGCGCGTCATTCGAATTCGCCCGCTTGGATCCGAATTCGGAGCACGCTACGACGATTGGGAGATGCATCAGCGCGCGTACGTCAACAAGCTCTCCGGCGGGAAAATCGGCTACCTCCACATCCGAGACATGGAGAACCAGGGAATTACCGACTTTGCGCGCCGCTACTACGGCTACCTCAACCGCGACGGCATTATCTATGACGTCCGTTACAACGGCGGTGGCTTTGTGTCGTCGATGCTGCTGCTTCAGATGGCGAACAAGCCCTACTCGTATTTCAAACCGCGATATGGTGTCTCGTGGACCAGGCAGGACTGGGGCTTTCCGGGTTACAGTGTGGCGATGTGCAATGAGAACAGCGCCTCGAATGCCGAGGAGTTCAGCGATGCATTCCAGAGGCTGAAGGTTGGGCCCGTGGTGGGTGAGCGCACATGGGGCGGCGAGGTGGGCAGCGGTGGCGGCTGGCATCTGATCGACGGCGGGGTGATTAACGTGCCCAACTACGGCGAATGGACGCCGGATGGCCACTGGGATATCGAGGGGCACGGGGTCATCCCGGATTATCAAATCGCTGAGGACCCCGCGAAGATGATGGCAGGCGATGATCCGCAGTTGGACAAAGCCGTAGGCATCATCATGGCGGAAATCAGGGCCCATCCTGTACCGCGACCACACCATCCGCCTTTCCCACTCAAGGCTAAGACCGGATCGTGGATCAAGGACTGA
- a CDS encoding phytanoyl-CoA dioxygenase family protein — protein MNESETYLFDIQGYLVVRGFLSRDEVERLNAAIDANAERRGEDANSNTDGSSTLAGDKKRGFFSGMLTWPHPWCEPFRHLLAHPKAIPYLNAMHGRGWRLDHEPFVLCGGAGSEGLVLHGPGENFDGAQYYVVKNGAMRCGMVVFQYTLADVNPGDGGFCCIAGSHKANYRCPPAIRRWEEEQQAVVNPSVRAGDLIIFNEATTHGTLPWRAKHERRALLYRYSPKYLHFAGGYHRSELPEWASELTEAQLAVLEPPYIYNRPLIEPDGIHVVRPLRE, from the coding sequence GTGAACGAATCAGAGACCTACCTGTTCGATATTCAAGGGTATCTCGTCGTCCGTGGCTTCCTCAGTCGGGATGAAGTCGAGCGGCTGAATGCAGCAATCGACGCGAATGCGGAGCGGCGCGGTGAGGATGCAAACTCGAATACCGATGGCTCATCAACGCTGGCCGGTGACAAGAAGCGCGGATTCTTCAGCGGCATGCTCACGTGGCCCCACCCGTGGTGCGAGCCGTTCCGTCATTTGCTGGCACACCCCAAGGCAATTCCCTATCTGAATGCGATGCATGGCCGGGGATGGCGGTTGGATCATGAGCCGTTCGTTCTTTGCGGCGGAGCGGGTTCCGAAGGGCTGGTGCTGCACGGGCCGGGTGAAAACTTCGACGGCGCGCAGTACTACGTGGTCAAAAACGGCGCCATGCGCTGTGGAATGGTGGTGTTTCAGTACACGCTTGCAGATGTGAACCCAGGCGATGGCGGCTTCTGCTGCATCGCCGGAAGCCACAAAGCAAACTACCGCTGTCCACCCGCGATCCGCCGGTGGGAGGAAGAACAGCAGGCTGTGGTCAATCCTTCGGTACGCGCTGGTGATCTCATCATTTTCAACGAGGCCACCACGCATGGCACGCTGCCGTGGCGTGCAAAACACGAGCGGCGCGCACTCCTGTACCGCTACTCGCCGAAGTACCTGCACTTTGCCGGAGGTTATCACCGCAGCGAGCTGCCGGAATGGGCGTCGGAGCTTACCGAAGCGCAGCTCGCCGTGCTGGAGCCACCATACATCTACAACCGCCCGCTTATCGAGCCGGACGGCATTCACGTTGTTCGGCCGCTTCGTGAATAG